Within Flagellimonas maritima, the genomic segment TTCAAAAATTTTGAAATTCTGTCATAAGCATCATCGGTACTCAAAAACTCATCCCCTGGCGTGTTTATGTAAACAGGAAGTAAATCAGACTTGAACAGTTTTGCAATTTCAATGGCCTTTTTAAGGGCGGGAATATTTTCCTCCTTAAAATCACACGCAAAAACAAAACGCTTGGGAGTAAATTCCTTCTCATCGCCTTTTATGACCAATACCGGAACATCTGAAGTTCTGACAACGCGCTCCGTATTGGAACCAATGAATACCTCCTGTAACCCGTCCGTTCCATGAGACCCCATAACAACTAGGTCTGCGTTATGTTTTTTAACAATCTCATTGACTTCCGTGAATACTTTATAGTGCTTAATGACAGGTACGACCTTGACATCTTTCAAATATGGTTTGTCCAAGAAATCCGAGAAACGTTTCTCCCCAATTTTTATTAAATGTACTACTTGCTCTTGCGATACATAGCCCGATTCGCTCATAATAGCGGGAGAAAGCTCCAACATGTGGAGCACCAATAGCTCGGCATCACTGCCTTTTGCCAAAGTAGCTGCCGCTTTTAAAGCTTTTTCTGATTGTTCCGAAAAATCTACGGGTACGATTATACTTTTCATTTTTTTTCTTTTTAATGGTTAAACTGTCATTGAAAACATTTGGGTTTCTGGTTTTTTTCGATGTAATTTTAAATCAAATGCCATACTGATATTCCGAACAAAAGGCCTTCCTTTTTGGGTGACATTGATTCTGTCGGGCTCGGTGGTCAGTAAACCATCTGATTCCAATTCCGATAAGTTATCCATAATTTTTTTAAAGTCTATTATTTTCATTTCTTCCAATTCCCAACGGGTTTCAAATCGACACATAAGATTGAGAATATGTTTTCTTATAATCTGGTCTTCTTCTGTTAAGATATGTCCTCTGAAAATGGGAATGATGTCATGGGATACTAAATGTTCATATTCCTCAATACTTTTTACATTTTGTGCGAATCCGTACCAGCTATCACTAATACTGGATGCTCCCAAACCTATCATCAGTTTGGTTTTTGAAGGGGTATATCCCATAAAATTTCGGTGTAAAGTACCATTTTCCAATGCCTTGTGAAGACTGTCCGTAGGAAGGGCAAAATGGTCCATTCCTACATCTTTATAACCAAGACCCATCAATTCTTTCTTACCATACTCATATTGCCTCTTTTTTTCCACGGAAGAAGGCAAATCTGATTCTTTGTAACCGCGTTGGCCGTTTCCTTTTAACCAAGGCACATGGGCATAGCTGTAAAATGCTATTCTATCTGGTTTAAGTTCATTGGTTTTTGCAATTGTCTGCTGTACATTCCCATAGGTCTGAAATGGAAGCCCATAAATAATATCGTGACCTATTGAGGTATATCCAATTTTCCTTGCCATCTCCGTAACTTCCCTTACCTTTTCAAAAGGCTGAATCCTGTTTATGGCTTTCTGAACACTTTCATTATAATCTTGCACTCCAAAACATACTCTTCTAAAGCCCACATTGAAAAGTGCTTGCAGGTGTTCTTTTGTAGTATTGTTCGGATGTCCCTCAAAACTGAACTGTGAATTTTCTGCCTTCTTGCCCAGTCTAAGAATACCATTAATAAGCATTTTTAAATGTTCTGGACTAAAGAAAGTGGGGGTTCCCCCGCCTAAGTGTATTTCTTTTATAATTGGTTTGGAGTCCAAAAGATTACAATACAAACGCCACTCCTTAAGTACTGTTTTTATATAGGGTAATTCAAGATCGTGCCGTTTTGTAATACGTTTATGGCAACCACAGAAGGTGCACATACTTTCGCAATAGGGAAGATGTACATAAAGGCTTATGCCATCTTCAGG encodes:
- a CDS encoding universal stress protein codes for the protein MKSIIVPVDFSEQSEKALKAAATLAKGSDAELLVLHMLELSPAIMSESGYVSQEQVVHLIKIGEKRFSDFLDKPYLKDVKVVPVIKHYKVFTEVNEIVKKHNADLVVMGSHGTDGLQEVFIGSNTERVVRTSDVPVLVIKGDEKEFTPKRFVFACDFKEENIPALKKAIEIAKLFKSDLLPVYINTPGDEFLSTDDAYDRISKFLNIAKLGLEVEIFNDYTVEKGVLNYSESVAADLIGIPTHGRRGLSHFFMGSIGEDIANHSDTPVITFKI
- the hemN gene encoding oxygen-independent coproporphyrinogen III oxidase, whose protein sequence is MCKLVQKYNIPGPRYTSYPTVPYWDLGSFSGKLWEKSVLEAYKDEPEDGISLYVHLPYCESMCTFCGCHKRITKRHDLELPYIKTVLKEWRLYCNLLDSKPIIKEIHLGGGTPTFFSPEHLKMLINGILRLGKKAENSQFSFEGHPNNTTKEHLQALFNVGFRRVCFGVQDYNESVQKAINRIQPFEKVREVTEMARKIGYTSIGHDIIYGLPFQTYGNVQQTIAKTNELKPDRIAFYSYAHVPWLKGNGQRGYKESDLPSSVEKKRQYEYGKKELMGLGYKDVGMDHFALPTDSLHKALENGTLHRNFMGYTPSKTKLMIGLGASSISDSWYGFAQNVKSIEEYEHLVSHDIIPIFRGHILTEEDQIIRKHILNLMCRFETRWELEEMKIIDFKKIMDNLSELESDGLLTTEPDRINVTQKGRPFVRNISMAFDLKLHRKKPETQMFSMTV